A genomic segment from Alteribacillus bidgolensis encodes:
- a CDS encoding Na-translocating system protein MpsC family protein — translation MLEEYSGKEAIHNEIARVSKHAEKLPASLDSCMINDRTLIITRDGILVRIEKELIRSGFEEELKLTKRHLEKRLLHASKFEAILQTNVADIFVDWDFKLDKSYIIIILQPNKH, via the coding sequence ATATTAGAAGAATATTCCGGGAAAGAAGCCATTCATAATGAAATTGCCCGTGTAAGCAAGCATGCCGAGAAATTACCTGCGTCTCTTGATTCCTGTATGATAAATGACAGAACTCTTATTATTACGAGAGATGGTATTTTAGTTCGGATTGAGAAAGAGTTAATCCGATCTGGCTTTGAAGAAGAACTTAAATTAACAAAAAGACATCTAGAAAAAAGGCTGTTGCATGCGAGTAAATTTGAGGCGATTCTCCAAACAAACGTAGCGGACATTTTTGTGGATTGGGACTTTAAATTAGATAAAAGCTATATCATTATTATATTACAACCGAATAAGCATTAA
- a CDS encoding ROK family protein, protein MKRREFNGKTLRIGIDLGGTKILGALVDDDGHAVATRQLPTFAKKEHPEKEILQTISTIVQDLIIRAEKEDRTPIEIGIASAGIIDPRTRTIRYAQSLSVKDFSIGEHVEKALQMPVRLCNDTDAAAMAEWQKKSRKRDRFMYVSVGTGIGAGIVMEEKIMQGAGELGHMTVNPKGQICSCGNYGCLKHYASGPAMEEKVRTKGGKYKKMAMPEIVELAEKGDVWCQNVLKEGARYLGLALVNSIHLLALKEIVIGGGVLQKGDYFFSQVEAYVKRFTMSYMAEGITMKPARFEAELGAVGAACSIR, encoded by the coding sequence ATGAAAAGACGAGAATTTAATGGGAAAACGCTTCGAATAGGCATTGATTTAGGCGGCACGAAAATTCTTGGTGCTTTGGTGGACGATGACGGACATGCAGTTGCAACCAGACAACTTCCCACTTTTGCAAAAAAGGAACATCCGGAAAAAGAGATTTTACAAACGATCAGCACAATCGTTCAGGATTTAATAATAAGGGCGGAAAAAGAAGATCGGACCCCGATTGAGATTGGGATTGCCTCTGCCGGAATCATCGATCCAAGGACGCGAACCATTCGCTATGCTCAAAGCTTAAGTGTAAAAGATTTTTCCATCGGGGAGCATGTAGAAAAAGCCTTACAAATGCCAGTTCGTTTATGCAATGACACGGATGCAGCAGCTATGGCAGAATGGCAGAAAAAGAGTAGAAAAAGGGATCGTTTTATGTATGTTTCTGTTGGAACGGGCATCGGTGCTGGCATAGTAATGGAAGAGAAGATCATGCAAGGAGCCGGAGAATTGGGTCACATGACGGTGAATCCAAAGGGCCAAATTTGTTCGTGCGGTAATTATGGATGTTTAAAGCATTATGCATCCGGTCCAGCTATGGAAGAAAAAGTTCGTACGAAGGGAGGAAAGTATAAAAAAATGGCAATGCCTGAAATAGTAGAGCTTGCCGAAAAGGGAGATGTTTGGTGCCAGAACGTTTTAAAAGAGGGTGCCCGATACCTTGGACTAGCTCTTGTAAACTCGATTCATTTACTGGCTTTAAAAGAAATTGTTATTGGCGGAGGGGTTTTACAAAAAGGGGATTACTTTTTCAGCCAAGTAGAAGCCTATGTAAAGCGCTTTACTATGTCTTACATGGCGGAGGGAATAACGATGAAGCCTGCACGGTTTGAAGCAGAATTAGGAGCAGTCGGTGCAGCTTGTTCAATTAGGTAA
- a CDS encoding M14 family zinc carboxypeptidase, producing the protein MKKWKSISCMCMLAGALVFQPLAVSADQPENSPGTPDQQNYKIKGFVDYEELEQRLEKIEQTSNGRVDVEVIGQSNQGRDIYSARIGDGDKVVLIESEIHGNEKTGTDALLHILQYLGSSNSTHAEKIREELTFVAVPKMNPDASELDRRGNERSWEEVVADFPQLEGAVPSWNYYNRSLQGDDYSDNPGFDVNRDFHPDLQYEPQPEDFPGSSSEPGWYIHPESQTIRDLYIDLQDEFGSVDTFIDLHHQGPHYKVGETNKDVTMSISAQFVPNPNSEDGAKYSSYADNYNYDFSRQLNVAIYNKLQQGNSPFNNITLYSQGLDLPGTALGSFALNGSGTVLFEVRGQTHSFGQKKRGQLVKTVETGLYAVLEGMADGSVYEQDPERYEDIPLTNR; encoded by the coding sequence ATGAAAAAATGGAAAAGCATATCGTGTATGTGTATGCTAGCTGGCGCTCTTGTTTTTCAACCATTAGCAGTGAGTGCTGATCAACCGGAAAACTCTCCCGGCACGCCAGATCAGCAAAACTATAAGATTAAAGGATTTGTTGATTATGAAGAACTGGAACAAAGGCTGGAAAAAATCGAACAAACGAGCAATGGACGTGTCGACGTTGAGGTCATCGGCCAATCCAACCAAGGCCGTGATATATACAGTGCCCGTATTGGAGACGGAGATAAAGTGGTGTTGATAGAAAGTGAAATTCACGGAAATGAAAAAACCGGAACAGACGCCCTTCTTCATATTCTTCAATATTTAGGATCAAGCAATTCCACACATGCTGAAAAGATTCGAGAAGAACTCACTTTCGTTGCTGTACCAAAAATGAATCCAGATGCTTCCGAATTAGATCGCCGCGGAAATGAGCGTTCCTGGGAGGAAGTTGTGGCTGATTTCCCTCAGCTTGAAGGAGCTGTTCCATCGTGGAATTACTATAATAGAAGCTTGCAGGGAGACGACTACAGCGACAACCCCGGCTTCGATGTAAACCGTGACTTTCATCCAGATTTGCAGTATGAACCTCAGCCTGAAGATTTCCCAGGGAGTTCGAGTGAACCCGGCTGGTATATCCATCCAGAATCTCAAACGATACGTGATCTATACATCGATCTACAAGATGAATTCGGCAGCGTAGATACATTCATCGACCTTCACCATCAGGGCCCGCATTATAAAGTCGGCGAGACTAATAAAGATGTAACCATGTCAATCTCTGCTCAATTTGTTCCTAATCCAAACAGTGAAGATGGGGCGAAATACAGCAGCTATGCAGACAATTACAACTACGATTTTTCCCGTCAATTAAACGTAGCCATCTATAATAAACTGCAGCAAGGAAACTCTCCTTTTAACAATATCACTCTATACTCACAAGGGCTTGACCTGCCGGGGACTGCGCTCGGAAGCTTTGCTTTAAACGGAAGCGGCACTGTTTTATTTGAAGTAAGAGGACAAACACACAGCTTCGGACAGAAAAAACGAGGACAGCTTGTTAAAACAGTCGAAACCGGTCTTTACGCTGTACTTGAAGGAATGGCTGATGGAAGTGTTTATGAACAGGACCCAGAACGTTATGAGGATATCCCGCTTACCAACCGTTAG
- a CDS encoding M14 family zinc carboxypeptidase yields MSKKSFFSRITAVTTAVLFVLPFAASNVQAVGEGPNLSGNEKILNERLTSYEDMKTELKRYDSQSELLEVEVFGQSVQGRDLHLVSFGENADNPVILFLTQQHGNEAMITEGALELVKKLSTNSEQVKEWAEEVNVLIVPRLNVDGAEGDVNFDISNYVGGGQSTRYNANEADLNRDHNTLAEPETRAFHEEVLQQYNIDYLIDFHHQDTQSAIDDEYVSGSMLYPTNSGVDEEVRKMSKQLGSVVYDAVESKGYGLIGKYNGGTANTIARNGLAHEYDIATLLFEMRGMTDHEYESYVLGQKSNGYLIQQAKTAMEAAITAIADGNIEEADITFWDELPTQGYKTE; encoded by the coding sequence ATGTCAAAAAAGAGTTTTTTTTCCAGAATAACTGCTGTAACTACTGCAGTTCTCTTCGTGTTACCGTTTGCTGCATCGAACGTACAAGCAGTGGGAGAAGGACCAAATCTATCAGGCAATGAAAAAATTTTAAATGAACGCCTCACCAGCTATGAAGACATGAAAACAGAGCTAAAGAGATATGACAGCCAGTCGGAATTACTTGAAGTTGAGGTGTTTGGCCAATCCGTCCAAGGCCGCGACCTTCACCTAGTTTCTTTTGGAGAAAATGCTGATAATCCTGTCATTTTATTTTTAACACAACAACACGGAAATGAAGCGATGATTACAGAAGGTGCGCTTGAGTTGGTGAAAAAGTTAAGCACCAATAGCGAACAGGTCAAAGAGTGGGCTGAAGAAGTCAACGTTTTAATTGTTCCACGTCTCAACGTAGATGGCGCCGAGGGTGATGTAAATTTTGACATTTCTAATTATGTTGGCGGTGGTCAATCCACTCGATATAATGCAAACGAAGCAGATTTAAATCGAGATCATAATACACTGGCGGAACCCGAAACTCGTGCTTTTCATGAAGAGGTGCTGCAGCAATACAACATTGATTATTTGATTGATTTTCACCATCAGGACACCCAAAGTGCGATAGACGATGAATATGTTTCCGGTTCGATGCTGTACCCGACTAACTCTGGTGTGGATGAAGAGGTACGAAAAATGTCTAAACAGCTAGGCTCTGTTGTTTATGATGCCGTAGAGTCTAAAGGTTATGGATTAATCGGAAAATACAACGGCGGAACTGCCAACACAATCGCTCGAAACGGTCTGGCCCATGAATATGATATTGCTACCCTTTTGTTTGAAATGCGCGGAATGACAGATCATGAATATGAAAGTTACGTACTCGGCCAAAAAAGCAACGGATACCTTATCCAACAAGCTAAAACCGCAATGGAAGCTGCAATTACCGCCATTGCTGATGGGAATATAGAAGAAGCTGACATCACATTCTGGGATGAACTGCCGACACAAGGCTATAAAACAGAATGA
- a CDS encoding GntR family transcriptional regulator — MIDKSSPLPIYYQIQEMIRKKMNAGEWEPGDMLPSERIFAEEFDVSRMTVRQAIIELVNEGLLRREKGKGTFVAEKKLEQTLQGLTSFTEDMKARGFEPGNVLNYFRVTEASSDAAKALNIKENDKVYEMQRIRLADKEPMALETTYINANLIKGLTEEHAGKSLYQYIEKELNLKIGFADQTLESAVAGKKEAELLSINKGDPILWISRLTHLQDDTPFEYVKSAYRGDRYKFSIHMPRDSHSS; from the coding sequence ATGATTGACAAAAGTTCACCACTGCCTATTTATTATCAAATCCAAGAAATGATACGGAAAAAAATGAACGCCGGTGAGTGGGAGCCTGGAGATATGCTTCCATCCGAACGCATATTTGCAGAAGAATTTGATGTAAGCCGTATGACAGTGCGGCAAGCAATTATAGAGCTTGTTAACGAAGGTCTGCTAAGGCGTGAAAAAGGAAAAGGGACGTTTGTGGCAGAAAAAAAACTAGAACAAACACTGCAAGGTTTAACGAGCTTTACAGAAGATATGAAAGCACGCGGCTTCGAACCCGGAAATGTCCTCAACTATTTTCGTGTAACCGAAGCGAGCAGCGACGCAGCAAAAGCTCTAAACATTAAAGAAAACGATAAAGTATATGAAATGCAGCGTATTCGACTTGCGGACAAAGAACCAATGGCACTTGAAACCACTTATATTAATGCAAATTTAATAAAAGGACTAACCGAAGAGCATGCCGGTAAATCGCTTTATCAATATATCGAAAAGGAACTGAATTTAAAAATAGGTTTTGCCGATCAAACCCTAGAATCTGCAGTTGCTGGGAAAAAAGAAGCAGAGCTATTAAGTATAAACAAAGGCGACCCTATTTTATGGATCTCCCGTCTTACTCACCTGCAAGATGACACACCATTTGAATACGTTAAATCCGCTTATCGAGGGGACCGCTATAAATTCAGCATTCATATGCCTAGAGACAGCCATTCAAGCTAA
- a CDS encoding DUF2294 domain-containing protein, with protein MEKTSVQAEIASYTGKLLRDNFGKGPSSVYVSIKKPFVTLHLRDFLAPMERVLVSQEKTMKVEETRDILMQELLPEIKAALKVTANLAVNEMYYDWSLQNRTGILIGIIDEEEGE; from the coding sequence ATGGAAAAAACGTCGGTGCAAGCTGAAATAGCAAGTTATACTGGTAAGCTTTTAAGAGATAACTTTGGAAAAGGCCCTTCTTCTGTTTATGTTTCGATAAAAAAACCGTTTGTAACACTTCATTTAAGAGATTTTTTGGCCCCAATGGAAAGGGTGCTGGTCTCACAAGAAAAAACGATGAAAGTGGAAGAAACGAGAGATATCCTTATGCAGGAACTTCTTCCGGAAATTAAAGCAGCCTTAAAGGTAACTGCGAATTTAGCGGTAAATGAAATGTATTATGATTGGTCTCTTCAAAACCGCACAGGCATCTTAATTGGAATCATTGATGAAGAAGAGGGCGAATAA
- the nagE gene encoding N-acetylglucosamine-specific PTS transporter subunit IIBC produces the protein MLNFLQKIGKALMLPIATLPAAALLLRLGQDDFLDIPFMAAAGSALFDHLPLIFAIGVAVGLSRDGNGAAGLAGAIGFLVLQEGTAAVNEEIDMAFLGGILSGVVAGLLYNRFHAVKLPNWLGFFGGRRFVPIVTAATMVILAGIFGFVWPPVQAGIDGIGQWIIDAGAVGVGAYGFLNRLLIPIGLHHVLNSLVWFEFGSFEGATGDLDRFFAGDPTAGTFMVGFFPVMMFGLPAACLAMIVAAKPERRAQVAGLLGGLAFTSFLTGITEPIEFTFMFLSPLLYVIHAALTAASMVVTYLAGTLHGFGFSAGAIDYFLNFNIATKPLLLAGIGIVFAVVYYIVFYAAIKGLDLKTPGREDEEDMTNTNEGDDKYEVMGNEYVAALGGYENIHSIDNCVTRLRLKINDMDKIDEDRIKRNGARGVMKINSTDLQIIIGTDVEFVADAMRRTKPED, from the coding sequence ATGCTTAATTTTTTGCAGAAAATCGGTAAAGCATTAATGCTTCCAATCGCTACCCTGCCTGCTGCGGCATTATTGCTTCGTCTAGGACAAGATGACTTTTTGGATATTCCATTTATGGCAGCAGCAGGTTCGGCATTATTTGATCACTTACCGCTTATTTTCGCTATCGGTGTTGCTGTTGGTTTGTCACGAGATGGAAATGGGGCGGCCGGCCTTGCTGGAGCGATAGGTTTCTTGGTGCTGCAGGAAGGAACAGCTGCTGTTAATGAAGAGATTGACATGGCATTTCTTGGCGGTATTTTGTCTGGTGTTGTTGCGGGGCTTTTATATAACCGCTTTCACGCCGTAAAACTACCAAACTGGCTTGGATTCTTTGGTGGAAGGCGCTTTGTTCCGATTGTAACGGCTGCTACAATGGTTATTTTGGCAGGGATTTTCGGGTTTGTCTGGCCTCCTGTTCAAGCCGGCATTGACGGTATCGGCCAGTGGATTATTGATGCAGGAGCAGTTGGAGTTGGAGCGTATGGCTTCTTAAACCGCTTGCTTATCCCGATTGGACTTCATCACGTTCTAAACAGTCTCGTTTGGTTTGAATTTGGATCATTTGAAGGAGCAACGGGTGATCTTGACCGCTTTTTTGCAGGAGATCCGACTGCGGGAACCTTTATGGTTGGTTTCTTCCCGGTTATGATGTTTGGTCTTCCGGCTGCATGTTTAGCCATGATTGTGGCTGCAAAACCAGAACGCCGGGCCCAGGTGGCTGGTCTTCTCGGGGGGCTTGCGTTCACATCATTTCTTACCGGTATCACAGAACCAATTGAATTTACGTTTATGTTCTTGTCTCCGCTCCTGTATGTCATTCATGCTGCCTTAACAGCAGCTTCGATGGTAGTCACTTATTTAGCCGGGACACTGCATGGTTTTGGGTTTTCTGCTGGTGCGATTGACTATTTTTTAAACTTCAATATCGCAACTAAACCACTGTTATTAGCGGGGATTGGAATCGTGTTTGCTGTGGTTTACTATATCGTCTTTTATGCAGCAATAAAAGGACTTGACCTAAAGACACCAGGCCGTGAAGACGAGGAAGATATGACAAACACAAATGAAGGCGACGACAAATATGAAGTCATGGGGAACGAATATGTCGCAGCGCTTGGCGGATATGAAAATATTCACAGCATTGACAACTGCGTCACCCGTCTTCGTTTGAAAATCAATGATATGGACAAAATCGATGAAGATCGAATCAAGCGAAACGGTGCCCGCGGCGTGATGAAAATAAACAGCACCGATTTGCAAATCATTATCGGCACCGATGTAGAATTTGTCGCCGATGCAATGCGGCGAACGAAGCCTGAAGATTAA
- a CDS encoding cytochrome P450 has product MTKHITQKRVDAKQPFSLTSAAFFENPYPFYDHLRSIGPLYKGSLLKNRGWYVTGYEEALAILKDTRFQNRIPLPQTTKKYEFLKNIQNNMMVYKNQPDHKRLRFLVSKAFTPKMAEKYRPCIVETANDLLNGVQNKMDVVSDFAFPLASLVIAKILGVPAEDRYLFREWSIILLQTIDFTRSRKELHKGNDKIIKLIDYFRVLIKKRKQNPRNDLISMLIKEEDKVSEEELLSTCILLLIAGHETTVNLISNSIFALINHPDQFRKLKENPSLTERAVEEFLRFESPTQMIARYASEDIEINKNIIEKGEQVYILLGAVNRDPQKFIAPNRLDITRKSNYHLAFGHGVHFCLGASLARMEAQMAIHTLMHRITDLQLDAAELQWRNLMGFRSLEKLPITFQNMESC; this is encoded by the coding sequence ATGACAAAACATATAACTCAAAAACGAGTAGATGCCAAACAACCCTTTTCGCTAACTTCTGCAGCTTTTTTTGAAAACCCTTATCCTTTTTATGATCATCTGCGTTCTATTGGTCCCTTATACAAAGGATCTTTATTGAAAAATAGAGGATGGTATGTAACTGGTTATGAAGAAGCACTAGCTATTCTTAAAGATACGAGGTTTCAAAATCGGATCCCACTTCCTCAAACCACCAAAAAGTATGAATTTCTTAAGAATATTCAAAACAACATGATGGTATACAAAAATCAACCTGACCATAAACGATTACGTTTTCTTGTCAGCAAGGCATTTACACCAAAGATGGCTGAAAAATATCGACCTTGCATAGTAGAAACTGCTAATGACTTACTAAATGGCGTACAAAATAAGATGGACGTTGTTTCAGATTTTGCTTTTCCTTTAGCTAGTCTCGTTATAGCTAAGATTTTAGGAGTACCAGCAGAGGATCGTTATCTATTTAGAGAATGGTCTATTATTTTATTGCAAACTATTGATTTCACCAGATCAAGAAAGGAGTTACACAAAGGGAATGACAAAATAATAAAATTAATAGATTACTTCCGTGTGTTAATTAAAAAAAGAAAACAGAACCCAAGGAATGATCTTATCAGCATGTTAATAAAAGAAGAGGATAAAGTAAGTGAGGAAGAATTGCTATCAACTTGTATTTTACTTCTAATTGCTGGTCATGAGACAACGGTGAATCTTATTAGCAATTCCATTTTTGCGTTAATAAACCATCCTGACCAGTTTAGGAAATTAAAAGAAAACCCATCGCTAACAGAAAGAGCAGTGGAGGAATTTTTACGTTTTGAAAGCCCTACACAAATGATAGCTCGTTATGCCTCAGAAGACATTGAAATCAACAAAAATATAATTGAAAAAGGGGAACAGGTTTACATCCTATTGGGTGCCGTTAATCGTGACCCGCAAAAGTTCATTGCTCCTAATAGGCTGGATATAACCAGGAAGTCTAATTACCATCTTGCGTTTGGCCATGGTGTTCATTTTTGTTTGGGTGCCTCATTAGCACGTATGGAGGCGCAAATGGCCATTCACACCCTCATGCATAGAATAACTGATCTTCAACTGGACGCTGCTGAATTGCAATGGAGAAATCTTATGGGGTTTAGATCATTAGAAAAACTGCCAATTACTTTTCAAAACATGGAGTCGTGCTAA
- the nagB gene encoding glucosamine-6-phosphate deaminase, whose amino-acid sequence MEIVRVTNYEEMSEYAAELLFRKVQTQPNVVLGLATGGTPEGTYEAFIEKAKRNDLDLSQITTFNLDEYEGLASDHPNSYHAYMKEHLFHPLDLKSEQTHLPKGNAADLEAEAKSYEQLIEDYGGIDLQLLGIGENGHIGFNEPGTPHHSRTHIVELKESTREANARYFENKSEVPKRAITMGIASIMDSRCILLLASGERKKQAMKNLLEGDINETFPASILRSHPYVTIIADEEALSAVSEREWKKHDSLNVL is encoded by the coding sequence TTGGAAATTGTTCGGGTCACGAATTACGAAGAGATGAGTGAATATGCAGCCGAACTTCTTTTTAGAAAAGTACAGACTCAACCTAACGTGGTTTTGGGCCTTGCGACAGGCGGTACGCCGGAAGGAACGTACGAAGCCTTTATCGAGAAAGCGAAACGCAATGATCTAGATCTTTCTCAAATAACAACATTTAATCTTGATGAATACGAGGGTCTCGCGTCAGATCATCCGAATAGTTATCATGCATACATGAAAGAGCATTTGTTTCACCCATTGGACTTGAAATCAGAGCAAACGCATCTTCCTAAAGGCAATGCTGCTGATTTAGAAGCAGAAGCGAAGAGCTATGAACAGTTGATTGAAGACTATGGAGGCATTGATTTACAGCTGTTAGGCATCGGTGAAAACGGCCATATCGGCTTTAACGAACCCGGAACGCCTCACCACTCCCGCACTCATATCGTAGAGCTGAAGGAATCAACGAGAGAAGCAAATGCCCGCTATTTTGAAAATAAAAGCGAAGTTCCAAAACGTGCTATCACCATGGGCATTGCTTCCATTATGGACAGCCGCTGTATTCTACTGCTCGCTTCAGGTGAACGTAAAAAACAAGCAATGAAAAATCTGTTAGAAGGCGATATAAATGAGACATTTCCTGCATCCATTTTAAGAAGTCATCCGTATGTTACAATCATAGCGGATGAAGAAGCACTTTCAGCTGTTTCAGAAAGAGAATGGAAAAAACATGACAGCTTGAATGTTTTATAA
- the nagA gene encoding N-acetylglucosamine-6-phosphate deacetylase encodes MTKSFLLRNVTIINPAQELNHAYIVVKDGKITAIGEDKNIEQDFSKTEWSSIKEIKIDPDTVLVPGMIDVHIHGTNNADTMDATPEALTTIAESLPSEGTTSFLATTLTQSEKAITNALENAAAFAEGQQPSDLAEMLGVHLEGPFFTEEKAGAQPKEHLCEADIELLKKWQKAAKGFIKWVSLAPEKDPDHEVIRYLKDTGVIASAAHSNASIEEIEQAIDHGLTHVTHLFNGMKGLHHREPGLAAAALTRNELTNEIIADGVHVHPSMVNMAYQMKGSFRLLMITDSIRAKCLQNGEYDLGGQTVTVKGNRPYLTDGTIAGSVLKMNEAMKNIIDFTGCRLEEAVAMTSWNAACKLGVENRKGNIAVGKDADFVQLGPNQEVIRTWCRGTLAYEK; translated from the coding sequence GTGACGAAGTCCTTTTTACTTCGAAACGTTACCATAATAAACCCAGCGCAGGAATTAAATCATGCTTATATTGTCGTGAAAGACGGTAAAATTACGGCAATTGGTGAAGATAAAAATATTGAACAAGACTTTAGCAAGACAGAATGGAGCAGCATAAAAGAGATAAAAATAGACCCGGACACGGTTTTAGTACCGGGCATGATTGATGTGCATATACACGGTACAAATAATGCAGATACGATGGACGCGACACCTGAAGCATTAACAACGATTGCCGAATCCCTGCCATCAGAAGGAACGACATCTTTTTTGGCTACTACACTAACGCAAAGCGAAAAGGCCATTACAAACGCATTAGAAAACGCAGCGGCTTTTGCCGAAGGACAGCAGCCATCTGATCTAGCAGAAATGCTCGGTGTTCATTTAGAAGGGCCGTTTTTTACCGAAGAAAAAGCAGGCGCTCAGCCAAAAGAGCATTTGTGCGAAGCAGATATTGAATTGTTGAAAAAATGGCAGAAGGCGGCAAAAGGATTTATAAAGTGGGTCTCTCTTGCACCTGAAAAAGACCCGGATCATGAAGTCATTCGTTATTTAAAAGACACTGGAGTAATAGCATCTGCTGCTCACTCCAACGCTTCTATAGAAGAAATAGAACAAGCAATCGACCACGGTTTGACTCATGTGACTCATTTATTTAACGGGATGAAAGGGCTGCATCACCGAGAACCGGGACTTGCAGCAGCAGCTCTCACTCGGAACGAATTGACAAATGAAATCATAGCTGACGGTGTTCATGTGCATCCTTCTATGGTAAACATGGCTTACCAAATGAAAGGATCTTTCAGATTGTTAATGATTACCGATTCGATACGAGCAAAGTGTCTGCAAAACGGTGAGTATGACCTGGGCGGACAAACAGTCACCGTAAAAGGAAACCGTCCGTATTTAACGGATGGAACAATTGCTGGCAGTGTATTAAAAATGAACGAAGCGATGAAAAATATAATTGATTTTACTGGCTGTCGTTTAGAAGAAGCGGTAGCAATGACCTCGTGGAATGCTGCCTGCAAGCTAGGGGTTGAGAACAGAAAAGGAAATATTGCAGTCGGTAAAGACGCTGATTTTGTTCAGTTAGGTCCTAATCAAGAGGTTATTCGAACGTGGTGCCGCGGTACTCTTGCATATGAAAAGTAA
- a CDS encoding SIS domain-containing protein, whose product MFLHYFHEIKQLIDEVERKEARTIQKAAKQIADKVSEGGLLYVFGCGHSHIMAEELFYRAGGLVPVYPILEEKLMLHQGPVQSSQLERKTDYAASFMEELPLTEKDVLLVVSTSGRNGVPVDAALLGKQKGSRVIALTSKTYAASQPSRHDTGKHLHDTADIVLDNHIPKGDALLKAETEPELQFAPGSSLINIAILQGMIAEVLHLLEQTQTELPVFKSANIEGSDEHNKRMVDLYKNRIPLLKS is encoded by the coding sequence ATGTTTCTACATTATTTTCATGAAATCAAGCAGCTCATAGATGAAGTTGAAAGAAAGGAAGCGCGGACAATCCAAAAAGCTGCAAAACAAATAGCGGACAAGGTTTCAGAAGGCGGATTACTCTATGTGTTTGGCTGCGGCCATTCGCACATAATGGCAGAGGAACTTTTTTACCGCGCAGGAGGACTTGTTCCGGTATATCCCATTCTTGAAGAAAAACTCATGCTTCACCAAGGGCCTGTACAATCCTCACAGCTAGAACGCAAAACAGATTACGCTGCTTCGTTTATGGAGGAACTTCCGCTGACAGAAAAAGATGTTCTGTTAGTCGTCTCCACTTCGGGCCGAAATGGCGTGCCCGTAGATGCAGCTTTGCTTGGAAAACAAAAAGGCTCCAGGGTGATTGCATTAACATCAAAAACTTATGCAGCGTCTCAGCCTTCAAGACATGATACCGGCAAACATCTCCACGATACAGCAGACATCGTCCTTGATAACCATATACCTAAAGGCGACGCGCTGCTGAAGGCTGAAACAGAGCCAGAACTTCAATTCGCACCAGGATCCTCCCTGATTAACATCGCTATACTACAAGGCATGATCGCCGAAGTTCTGCACCTGCTCGAACAAACACAAACTGAACTGCCCGTCTTTAAAAGCGCCAATATCGAAGGAAGCGATGAACACAACAAACGTATGGTAGATCTATATAAAAACCGAATCCCGCTATTAAAGAGCTGA